GCCATGCCGCAAATTCGGGATGCTCGGTCTGGATGTCGATCCGGTCGTCCGTACCCATGAAACGCAGCAGGAACCATTTCTGTTCCTGCCCGCGATAGCGGCCTTTCCAGATGTTGGGCACCAGTTCGTGCGGCAGATCGTAAGGCAGCCAGTCTTCGGTCTCTGCCTCTACCTTTACCAGATCGCGGGTGATCCCTGTCTCTTCCTCCAGTTCGCGCAGGGCAGCGGCGCGCGCGTCCTCACCGGGATCGACACCGCCTTGCGGCATCTGCCACGCGTCCTGATCCCGGTCGATCCGCTGGCCAACGAAAATGCCGCCGTCGCGGTTGACGATCATCACGCCCACACAGGGCCGGTAGGGCAGTTTTGCAATCTCTTCTGGTGTCATTTCAGAACCTTCTCCATCTCGGCGCGCCGCAGCCTCTGCGTGCCGCGGGCCACGGTTTCGTGCCGGATAACATGAAACCCCTGCGCCTCAAACGCAGGCTGCGCGGCGAGGCTGGCAAAGGTACGCAGGCGCGTCCCCTCCGCGAAATCTTCGAGCTTCGCGTAAAGCGCCGAAAACACGCCTTGTCCCTGCACCCGCGGGGCGACAAAGGCAAGATCGATCAGATCACGCTCAAGCGAGATAAAGCCAGCGATCCGGTCGTCCATATCCGCCACCAGCACCCGTTGCCCCTCCAGACGCGCGGACCATGCGGGCCCCGCGTTGGGTGCCGGCAGCCACGCGGTACGCTCGGCCCGGGTATAATGCGGATTGCCGATGTGTATCGCATCATACATCACCTGCCCGAGCGCGTCATCATGCGCAGCATCGCCCGGCCGCCAGTAGATCCGCATACCACCCCATGAAGTTGCATCAGATGTCCGCGTGCAGCGTGACGCGGCGTTTGGAGTGACACAAGCGGCTTGTTAGGGTGATCTGGAACGAAATGCGCGAACGCCAGAAAGGGTTTTTCCAGATGTCCGACTATCCCCACATGCTTGCCCCGCTCGACCTCGGCTTTACCACGCTGAAAAACCGCGTCCTCATGGGGTCGATGCATACCGGTCTGGAAGAAACGAGGGACTGGAAACGCGTCGGAGAATTCTATGCCGCGCGGGCGCGGGGCGGTGTCGGGCTGATGGTGACAGGCGGGATCGGGCCCAACCCCGAAGGGTCGGTCGCCCATGGCGCGGCGATGATGACCACGGATGAGGATGTCGCAAACCACCGCATCGTCACCGATGCCGTACATGCCGACGGTGGCAAGATCGCCATGCAGATCCTGCACGCGGGCCGCTACGCCTTTTCGCCCGACTGCGTGGCACCCTCGGCCATCAAATCGCCGATTTCGATGTTCGCGCCGAAGGAGCTGGACGAAGAAGGCATCGAAAAGCAGATTGCCGATATCGCCGCCTGCGCAGCCCGCGCGAAAGACGCCGGATACGACGGTGTCGAAGTGATGGGATCGGAGGGCTATTTCCTCAACCAGTTCCTCGTCACCCACACGAACAAGCGTACCGACCGCTGGGGCGGCTCCTACGAGAACCGGATGCGCCTGCCGATCGAGGTCGTTGCCCGCGTCCGCGAGGCCGTCGGCCCCGATTTCATCGTGATCTACCGGCTGTCGATGATCGATCTGGTGCCCAACGGATCGACCTACGAAGAAGTCGTGCAACTGGCGCAGGAAATCGAAAAGGCTGGCGCGACGATCATCAACACCGGCATCGGCTGGCACGAGGCGCGCATTCCGACCATCGCCACCTCCGTGCCGCGCGCGGCCTTTGCGTGGGTTACCAAAAAGCTGATGGGCAAGGTGGGGATCCCCCTTATCACCTCGAACCGCATCAACACGCCGGAGGTCGCGGAGGAGGTGCTGGCAGAAGGCTGCGCCGATATGGTGTCGCTGGCCCGCCCGATGCTGGCCGACCCCGATTTCGTCAAGAAAGCCGCCGCAGGCAAAAGCAGCCACATCGCGCCCTGTATCGCGTGCAACCAGGCCTGTCTGGATCACACCTTCGGTGGCAAGATTTCCAGCTGCCTCGTGAACCCGCGCGCCTGCTACGAGACGGAACTGATCGTCGCGCCCGCCGATACGCCCAAATCCATCGCCGTGGTGGGCGCGGGCCCTGCGGGCCTGTCTGCGGCCATCACAGCCGCCGAACGCGGCCACAAGGTGACCGTGTTCGACCGCGCGTCCGAGATCGGCGGGCAGCTCAACCTTGCCAAGCAGGTCGCAGGCAAGGAAGAATTCTGGGGGTTCGTGGACTGGTATCGCACCATGGTCGCGCACTTTGGCATCGAGGTGAAACTCAACACCGAGGTTTCGGCCAATGATCTTGGCGGTTTTGACGAGGTCATCATCGCCACCGGCGTCGTGCCGCGCGATCCGCAGATCCCCGGGCAGGATCGTGACACTGTCGTCAGCTATATCGACGTGCTCAACGGGTCCGTCACGCCGGGCGATCGTGTCGCCGTGATCGGCGCAGGCGGCATCGGCTTTGACGTGTCCGAACACCTTGTTCACGATGGCAACAGCACCACGCTCGACCTGCCGGAATGGATGCGCGAATGGGGTGTGGCGGACATCGAAGACCATCGCGCCGGTCTGGCCCCCGAAGGCCCGCAGCCCCACGCCCCCGCGCGGCAGGTCACCATGATGCAGCGCAAGCCCAGCAAGCCCGGCAAGGGTCTGGGCAAGACAACCGGCTGGATCCACCGCGCGTCGCTGACCATGAAGAATGTTACCATGATCGCCGGTGTGAACTACGAGAAGATCGACGGCGAAGGTGTGCATATCACCTTTGGCGAGGCGCGCGAAAAGCCGCAGGTCATTGCCGCCGACACGGTCGTGCTTTGCGCGGGCCAGCTGTCGGACCGGTCGCTTGCCGACGCGCTGGAGGCCAAGGGGATCACCTGCCACGTCATCGGTGGTGCGGATGTGGCCGCCGAACTTGACGCCAAGCGCGCCATCGATCAGGGAACCCGGCTCGCCGCAGCGCTCTGACGCGCGGCGGGGATCCTCTGGCCTCGCCTATTCGGGAGGTCCCTGCGTAGGGAGCCGGATGCCGCGTCCTACGGCTTGCGGCGGGCGTTGCGGGGGTGGTTAATACGCAAACAGCACCAGCGAGGACAGACCGATGCCCATCTGCGTATTCGATATCGCCGCCGACGGCACGACAACCGTCCCCTCGGACGACGCGCCCTGCGGGGCGCAGGGATACCGCTGGTGGCATTTCGACCTCTCCGACCCCGAGCTTGAGCCATGGGTGCGCCGCCATCTGCACGCGATCCCGGCGGGATCGCTGGTGCAGGGCCAGACACGACCACGTTGCGACCGGTTCGAAAACGGGCTGATTCTGAACCTGCGGGGCATCAACCTGAATGAAGGGATGCACGCGGACGAGATGATCTCGATCCGCATGTGGGTGGCGGACAACCTGCTGGTGACCGTCCGGCGCAACAAGGTGTTCGCCATCAACGACATCCGCGAGGCGGCGGAGGCGCACCGCGCGCCGCCCACCCCCGGCGCGTTCCTGACCCTTCTTGTTGAAAAACTGACAGAGCGGGTACACGAACACGTGGAAGGCATCGACCGGCTCGCCGAGTTTTTCGAGCATGATCTCGAGGACAAGGATACCCCGATGCCGCGCGAGCTGCCGGAAATCCGCCGCGCGGTGATCCGACTGCGCCGGTATCTGGATCCGCAGCGTGTCGCGCTGGCGAGGCTGGCGGCGATCGAGATGCCGCTGATCCCCAGCCACACGGCGCTGGAACTGCGCGAACTGGCCAACCGTGCCATCATCGCGGTGGAAGAGCTGGACGAATTGCAAGGCAGGCTGATCTCGGTTCAGGACGAACACGACGCGAATATCGCGCAGCGGCAAGCGCGGCACGGATACGTTCTGTCGGTCGCCGCAGCGGTGTTTCTGCCGCTGGGATTTCTGACCGGACTTTTCGGTGTCAACGTCGCGGGAATGCCCGGTGTGGAAGATCCGCAGGCCTTTGCCATCCTGTGTCTGGCCATGCTGGCATTGGGTGTCGTGATGATCGCAATCCTCAAATTCGTGCGATGGTTGTAGCGGAAACACAGCGTTCTCGCGTTTCCGCACGCAAAACGATCCGGCAATTACCTCGCAACTGTCTCACCCCTGCCTCCTTCCTGCCCGAATTGACCGCGATACCTCCCTTCAACAGAAGTTACGTGAAGGGGACGGTACATGGACCGCCTGACAGAAATGGAAGCTTTCGCCACAGTCGTGGATCAGGGCGGCTTCACCGATGCCGCGAAGAAGATGGGGATTTCCAAATCCGCCGTGTCCAAACACGTCTCTTCGCTGGAGGCGCGACTGGGTGCGCGGCTGCTGAACCGGACCACGCGCCGCGTCAGCCCGACCGAAATCGGCCTGGCCTATTACGACCGCGCCCGCCGCGTTCTGAACGACGCAGGCGAGGCCGATGCGCTGGTCACATCCATGCAATCCGCGCCCTCGGGCCTGCTGCGTATCTCTGTTGCGACGGATTTCGGCGTGAACCACCTGTCACCCGTCCTGTCAGAATTCCTGTCGGATTTCCCGGATATCACCGTGAACATGGTGCTCAACAACCGCTACGTCGAACTGATTTCCGAAGGCTTCGACATGGCCGTGCGCATCGGAGAGCTTGAGGACAGTACCCTGCGCGCGCGCAAGCTGACCGAAACAACCAAGCGCATGATCGCCTCGCCTGCCTATTTCGCCAAATATGGCCGCCCCGAAAAGATCGACGATCTGAACGAACACAAGCTGCTGCACTACTCCAACCAATCCTCCGGCAACGTCTGGAAGCTGACCGCCCCCTCGGGCGAGAAGCGTCAGGTGCGCACGGCGGGCTGGCTGTCGGTGAATGACGGTCAATCGCTTCTCAATGCCGCGATCTCTGGGCTCGGCATCGCCTATCTGCCCAGCTTTCTCTATGCCGATGCCATGTCGCAGGGCCTGATCGAGGACGCGATCCCCGACCTGCCACTGGAAACCCAAGGCATCTACGCGGTCTACCCGCCCGGCCGCTTCACGCAGCCCAAGGTCCGCGCCTTCATCGATTTTCTGGTCCACGCCTTTGCCGAAAAAGGCCCAAGCGACTGGACATAACCCACACCATCTCCCCTCGGTGAACCTTGCCCCGGCCAATCCCATAAGGGTTGCCCGGGGTATTTTTCTTGCGGCAAGGATGGGGCGCGCTCAGCCGCCCAGCGCGACCGCTTCGACGCGCCTGTTCGCCTCGCGGCCCTCGGCCGTGTCGTTGCTGCTGATCGGCGACAGATATCCCATGCCTTCGGCATCCAGACGCGCGGGATCGATTCCATAGGCCGAGATCAGGCGCGCGCGCACCGCGCGGGCCCGCTCGCGCGAGAGGGCGATGTTCGTCTCCAACGCGCCGACAGAATCGGTATGGCCCACAAGCGCCAGCCGCAGGTCGGGCGCGTCGCGAAGAATGCGGGCAAGCTCCCGCAGGGACGCGAAAGGCCCCTCCCCCAGCGAGGAGGTACCGGTGTCGAATTCCAGATCGCGAAGGACCGCGTGCCCCTGCCCGCGCAGAACCTGCTCCAAGGCGTCGGGCTCCGGCACCGGCTGTCCGGTGGCGATCGGAGCCTCGGCGGGGTCATTCGCGTTCTCGCCCGCGGTGATGATCTGCACGAAAGCCGCTGCATCGCGGCGGCTTGCGATCACGTTGACCGCAGCCTCCGGCTTGTCCGGCGGACCTTTCAGCCCTGTAATCACGTGATAATCGCGCAGCCCCACGGACATGGCGGGTGCCGGCAACACATCGACCGCGAACCGGAAATCGAACCCCCCGCAGGTCTGCGCGGGGCAGTCGAGAACGATACGGTATCCCGCATCCTCAAGTTGCTGGCGAAGCGGCACGACGAGTTGCAGCGGCGTCAGGGCAACCCCGTCGATCCGCCACGCCGTCCGCGATACCGCTCCTTCGACAGTCGCGCGCGGGACCTCGCTTCCGTCCCACGGGGCAACCGGCGCGGCGTAGCGGTCCAGCTCAGAAGATCGCTGCACCGTCACGCGCGCACTCGCGGGCAGTGTCAGGTCAACCGCCGCGGCACCACTTGCCGTCAGCGCAAGCGACAGCGCTGCGGCGGGAAACGCCGCGCGGATCTGCGTCATCGTGACTGGGCGTGGTAGGCGTCGTTGGGGCGCATGTCCGACGCGGCGGCAACGCGGTTGGTCATATTGAAGAACCCGGCAACGCTGGCGATGTCCCAGATATCGCGATCGTCGAACCCCGCATCGCGCAGCGCCTGCCGGTCGTCTTCGAGGATACGCTCGGGTGCTTCGGTCAGCTTGACCGCGAAATCCAGCATGGCGCGTGTCTTGGGGTCCAGATCGGCAACGCGGTAATTCATCACCATCAACTCGCCCAGCTTGGGATCACCCGACAGTTCGCGCACCGCCGCCCCGTGGGCCGTCAGGCAATAGAAACAGCGGTTTACCGAGGACACGACAACCGCGATCATCTCGCGCTCCAGCTTGCTGAGCTTGCTGTCACCGAGCATCAGGTCGTTATACATCGCCGTGAACGTATTCAGCTTGTCGATATCGAAGGCATAGGCCCGCAACACATTGGGGACCATTCCCAGCTTTTCGGTGCAGATGTCGAAATACTTCTGCGTCGCAGGCGGCAGCGGGTCGACCATCGGCAGGTCAAGGGCGGTGGGCGCATCGTCGGCCATCGAAATCTCCTCTATTCAGGTGATTGACGGTAATGGTATCGCCCTGCCTCCGCAAACCCCAGCTTGCGATAAAGCGCGTTTGCCGCGCCGTTTTCCGCCACGCAGAGCACGGCGATATGGCTGGCCCCCTCGCCGCGCGCCCAGAAGGCGGCGGCGCGCATGATCCATTCCGCGACCCCCTGCCTGCGCTGGTGTTTCAGCACCTCGACCGCATGTACCATGGCGACACCCTCGTGAACGGCGACAAAGGCGACGCCGCCGGGTTTCTCGTTCCACCGGGCGAGGATGCCCGTCCGGGTTTTCGCGCGGTCCATGACGGCGATCCGCGCAGGCCCCACACCGCCTGCGGCCCATATTTCGCGCATGATCGCCAGCGGCTCCCAAATGGTGAAACAGGTGACGCGGGGCATGGCAACATCGGTCAACAGATCAATGGGCGCGCTATAGACCACGACTTCGTCGATGGCGGCATAGCCACGGTCGGCGAGCGCGGCATCCAATGCCGCATCCTGCGCGCGCAGCATGAACAGCGGGCGCTGACCCATCATCCGCATGGCATCCTCGGCGCGGGTGATGTCGCTGTCGGTCGCCTGCGCACGCGCCGAGGCGGCAGATACGCGTTTGCCACCACCGGCCCCGTCGCGCAGCGTCCACGGCCCCTCCTCCCAGCTGCGCGCGGGGGGCCAGGTGCCCTCGATCGCCTCGAAGAGCTGCGGCAGGGACGGGCTCACGCGAAAGCCTCCGCCAACTGGTCCAGCGCGTCATCCAGAAGTTTGCTGTCGTGCCCGCGCAGTACGATCTGTGCGCCAAAACGGCCTTCGCGCTGGAAGGGGTAGCTGCCGATCGACAGAGCGGGATAGGCTTTGGCCAGATCACCCAGCGGGCCTGCGATGTCGCCCTCGCCGCGAAAGACGGTGTAGCTTTTGCTGATGAGGGGCGTTCCGCCGGTCAGGGTCGGCAGGACGCTTGCCACCATGGCC
Above is a genomic segment from Sulfitobacter sp. HNIBRBA3233 containing:
- a CDS encoding RNA pyrophosphohydrolase, with translation MTPEEIAKLPYRPCVGVMIVNRDGGIFVGQRIDRDQDAWQMPQGGVDPGEDARAAALRELEEETGITRDLVKVEAETEDWLPYDLPHELVPNIWKGRYRGQEQKWFLLRFMGTDDRIDIQTEHPEFAAWRWIDADDMLAGIVPFKRDVYERVVARFRKHL
- a CDS encoding GNAT family N-acetyltransferase gives rise to the protein MRIYWRPGDAAHDDALGQVMYDAIHIGNPHYTRAERTAWLPAPNAGPAWSARLEGQRVLVADMDDRIAGFISLERDLIDLAFVAPRVQGQGVFSALYAKLEDFAEGTRLRTFASLAAQPAFEAQGFHVIRHETVARGTQRLRRAEMEKVLK
- a CDS encoding NADPH-dependent 2,4-dienoyl-CoA reductase; the protein is MSDYPHMLAPLDLGFTTLKNRVLMGSMHTGLEETRDWKRVGEFYAARARGGVGLMVTGGIGPNPEGSVAHGAAMMTTDEDVANHRIVTDAVHADGGKIAMQILHAGRYAFSPDCVAPSAIKSPISMFAPKELDEEGIEKQIADIAACAARAKDAGYDGVEVMGSEGYFLNQFLVTHTNKRTDRWGGSYENRMRLPIEVVARVREAVGPDFIVIYRLSMIDLVPNGSTYEEVVQLAQEIEKAGATIINTGIGWHEARIPTIATSVPRAAFAWVTKKLMGKVGIPLITSNRINTPEVAEEVLAEGCADMVSLARPMLADPDFVKKAAAGKSSHIAPCIACNQACLDHTFGGKISSCLVNPRACYETELIVAPADTPKSIAVVGAGPAGLSAAITAAERGHKVTVFDRASEIGGQLNLAKQVAGKEEFWGFVDWYRTMVAHFGIEVKLNTEVSANDLGGFDEVIIATGVVPRDPQIPGQDRDTVVSYIDVLNGSVTPGDRVAVIGAGGIGFDVSEHLVHDGNSTTLDLPEWMREWGVADIEDHRAGLAPEGPQPHAPARQVTMMQRKPSKPGKGLGKTTGWIHRASLTMKNVTMIAGVNYEKIDGEGVHITFGEAREKPQVIAADTVVLCAGQLSDRSLADALEAKGITCHVIGGADVAAELDAKRAIDQGTRLAAAL
- a CDS encoding zinc transporter ZntB, with the translated sequence MPICVFDIAADGTTTVPSDDAPCGAQGYRWWHFDLSDPELEPWVRRHLHAIPAGSLVQGQTRPRCDRFENGLILNLRGINLNEGMHADEMISIRMWVADNLLVTVRRNKVFAINDIREAAEAHRAPPTPGAFLTLLVEKLTERVHEHVEGIDRLAEFFEHDLEDKDTPMPRELPEIRRAVIRLRRYLDPQRVALARLAAIEMPLIPSHTALELRELANRAIIAVEELDELQGRLISVQDEHDANIAQRQARHGYVLSVAAAVFLPLGFLTGLFGVNVAGMPGVEDPQAFAILCLAMLALGVVMIAILKFVRWL
- a CDS encoding LysR family transcriptional regulator produces the protein MDRLTEMEAFATVVDQGGFTDAAKKMGISKSAVSKHVSSLEARLGARLLNRTTRRVSPTEIGLAYYDRARRVLNDAGEADALVTSMQSAPSGLLRISVATDFGVNHLSPVLSEFLSDFPDITVNMVLNNRYVELISEGFDMAVRIGELEDSTLRARKLTETTKRMIASPAYFAKYGRPEKIDDLNEHKLLHYSNQSSGNVWKLTAPSGEKRQVRTAGWLSVNDGQSLLNAAISGLGIAYLPSFLYADAMSQGLIEDAIPDLPLETQGIYAVYPPGRFTQPKVRAFIDFLVHAFAEKGPSDWT
- a CDS encoding OmpA family protein, which translates into the protein MTQIRAAFPAAALSLALTASGAAAVDLTLPASARVTVQRSSELDRYAAPVAPWDGSEVPRATVEGAVSRTAWRIDGVALTPLQLVVPLRQQLEDAGYRIVLDCPAQTCGGFDFRFAVDVLPAPAMSVGLRDYHVITGLKGPPDKPEAAVNVIASRRDAAAFVQIITAGENANDPAEAPIATGQPVPEPDALEQVLRGQGHAVLRDLEFDTGTSSLGEGPFASLRELARILRDAPDLRLALVGHTDSVGALETNIALSRERARAVRARLISAYGIDPARLDAEGMGYLSPISSNDTAEGREANRRVEAVALGG
- a CDS encoding peroxidase-related enzyme (This protein belongs to a clade of uncharacterized proteins related to peroxidases such as the alkylhydroperoxidase AhpD.); translated protein: MADDAPTALDLPMVDPLPPATQKYFDICTEKLGMVPNVLRAYAFDIDKLNTFTAMYNDLMLGDSKLSKLEREMIAVVVSSVNRCFYCLTAHGAAVRELSGDPKLGELMVMNYRVADLDPKTRAMLDFAVKLTEAPERILEDDRQALRDAGFDDRDIWDIASVAGFFNMTNRVAAASDMRPNDAYHAQSR
- a CDS encoding GNAT family N-acetyltransferase; this encodes MSPSLPQLFEAIEGTWPPARSWEEGPWTLRDGAGGGKRVSAASARAQATDSDITRAEDAMRMMGQRPLFMLRAQDAALDAALADRGYAAIDEVVVYSAPIDLLTDVAMPRVTCFTIWEPLAIMREIWAAGGVGPARIAVMDRAKTRTGILARWNEKPGGVAFVAVHEGVAMVHAVEVLKHQRRQGVAEWIMRAAAFWARGEGASHIAVLCVAENGAANALYRKLGFAEAGRYHYRQSPE